Proteins from a single region of Streptomyces sp. TN58:
- a CDS encoding carboxymuconolactone decarboxylase family protein: MTVVPRISLTPPRTLLTRIGAWYSRRTYGKVLDPVQGYGHNTRVLFSYVRLEQRAAKWNALDAGLKHLAVMASAARINCSWCMDFGYWEGLEQGMTAEKIERVPRWREAREVFDELELLVMEYAEAMTETEPTVTDELAGTLVARLGEAAFVELTAVVALENWRSRVNSAFGLTSQGFSESCRVPGGRAGAPTTTA, translated from the coding sequence ATGACAGTCGTGCCCCGTATCTCGCTCACCCCGCCCCGCACCCTGCTGACGCGCATCGGCGCCTGGTACTCGCGACGCACCTACGGCAAGGTGCTCGACCCCGTCCAGGGCTACGGGCACAACACGCGCGTGCTGTTCTCGTACGTACGCCTGGAACAGCGGGCGGCCAAGTGGAACGCACTGGACGCCGGTCTCAAGCACCTCGCCGTGATGGCGTCGGCGGCCCGCATCAACTGCTCGTGGTGCATGGACTTCGGCTACTGGGAGGGCCTTGAGCAGGGGATGACGGCGGAGAAGATCGAACGGGTGCCGCGGTGGCGGGAGGCCCGCGAGGTGTTCGACGAGCTGGAGCTGCTGGTCATGGAGTACGCCGAGGCCATGACCGAGACGGAGCCGACGGTCACGGACGAGCTCGCCGGGACCCTGGTCGCACGGCTCGGGGAGGCGGCGTTCGTCGAGCTGACGGCGGTGGTCGCACTGGAGAACTGGCGCTCGCGCGTCAACAGCGCCTTCGGCCTGACCAGTCAGGGCTTCTCGGAGTCCTGCCGGGTGCCGGGCGGGCGGGCGGGGGCGCCGACAACGACGGCGTGA
- the mscL gene encoding large conductance mechanosensitive channel protein MscL: MSEKKESVLAGFKAFLMRGNVVDLAVAVVIGAAFTNIVNSVVKGIISPIVGAVGTKSLEGYKSCLKAPCGVGADGQPTGVEILWGSVLNATLTFVITAAVVYFLMVLPMAKYLARQEARRKAREGAQEIVEITELEVLKEIRDTLVAQRAGGGGVGGQAGSRDGF, encoded by the coding sequence ATGAGCGAGAAGAAGGAAAGCGTGCTGGCGGGCTTCAAGGCCTTCCTGATGCGCGGCAACGTGGTCGACCTCGCGGTGGCCGTGGTGATCGGCGCCGCGTTCACGAACATCGTGAACTCGGTGGTCAAGGGGATCATCAGCCCGATCGTGGGCGCGGTGGGCACGAAGAGCCTGGAGGGCTACAAGTCCTGTCTGAAGGCCCCTTGCGGGGTCGGCGCCGACGGGCAGCCGACCGGGGTCGAGATCTTGTGGGGGTCGGTGCTGAACGCCACGCTGACCTTCGTGATCACCGCTGCGGTCGTGTACTTCCTGATGGTGCTGCCGATGGCGAAGTACCTGGCGCGTCAGGAGGCGCGCCGCAAGGCCCGCGAGGGGGCCCAGGAGATCGTCGAGATCACCGAGCTGGAGGTCCTCAAGGAGATCCGGGACACCCTGGTCGCGCAGCGCGCGGGTGGCGGCGGTGTGGGCGGCCAGGCGGGTTCCCGCGACGGGTTCTGA
- a CDS encoding helix-turn-helix domain-containing protein encodes MPGGRLTQQERRQIALGVADGLAYAEIARRLDRPTSTVTREVMRNGGPAGYRAEAAHRATERRARRRKPAASRGAGPAALPHGRDPEAVAEYEERFTTVMMQSGLSNKMTARVMVCLLTADSGSMTAAELVERLQVSPASVSKSIAFLESQALVRRERHEGRRERYVIDENLWYQSMVASVRSLNQQVDIARQGAGVLGPGTPAAVRLENVARFLDFVAESLARAAEQARDVLHVKAQTPSGGADAEA; translated from the coding sequence ATGCCGGGAGGCAGGCTCACCCAGCAGGAACGCCGGCAGATCGCCCTGGGGGTGGCCGACGGCCTCGCCTACGCCGAGATCGCCAGGCGCCTGGACCGCCCGACCTCGACGGTCACCCGCGAAGTCATGCGCAACGGCGGCCCCGCCGGCTACCGGGCGGAGGCGGCCCACCGCGCCACCGAGCGCCGCGCCCGCCGGCGCAAGCCCGCCGCGTCCCGCGGCGCGGGGCCGGCCGCCCTGCCGCACGGCCGCGACCCGGAGGCGGTGGCCGAGTACGAGGAGCGGTTCACCACTGTGATGATGCAGTCGGGGCTGTCCAACAAGATGACCGCACGGGTGATGGTCTGTCTCCTCACCGCCGATTCCGGCAGCATGACCGCCGCCGAACTCGTCGAGCGCCTCCAGGTCAGCCCGGCGTCCGTCTCCAAGTCGATCGCCTTCCTGGAGAGCCAGGCCCTCGTGCGCAGAGAGCGCCACGAGGGGCGCCGGGAGCGCTACGTCATCGACGAGAACCTCTGGTACCAGTCGATGGTCGCCAGCGTCCGCTCCCTCAACCAGCAGGTCGACATCGCGCGGCAGGGCGCGGGCGTCCTCGGCCCGGGCACCCCGGCCGCCGTCCGCCTGGAGAACGTCGCCCGTTTCCTCGACTTCGTCGCCGAGAGCCTGGCCCGTGCCGCGGAGCAGGCCCGCGACGTCCTCCACGTGAAGGCGCAAACGCCCTCGGGCGGCGCAGACGCCGAGGCTTGA
- a CDS encoding DUF4097 family beta strand repeat-containing protein → MQQFATTAPIAAVLDVPAGRIRFIAADRADATVEILPADASKGRDVKAAEQTTVDYADGVLRITHAEPKNRILGTPGSVEVTVQLPAGSRVEARTASAEIRGVGRLGDVTLDSAHGTVKLDETAGARLTLQAGDITVGRLGGPAEISTQKGDLHISEAVHGPVVLSTQAGDICVGATRGASATLDAGTSYGRVRNTLRNDGSGTDLAIHATTAYGDITARSL, encoded by the coding sequence GTGCAGCAGTTCGCCACCACCGCCCCGATCGCCGCCGTCCTCGACGTCCCCGCCGGACGCATCCGGTTCATCGCCGCCGACCGCGCCGACGCCACCGTCGAGATCCTCCCGGCCGACGCCTCCAAGGGCCGCGACGTGAAGGCCGCGGAGCAGACCACGGTCGACTACGCCGACGGCGTCCTGCGGATCACCCACGCGGAGCCGAAGAACCGGATCCTCGGCACCCCCGGCTCCGTCGAGGTGACCGTCCAGCTCCCCGCCGGCTCCCGCGTCGAGGCCAGGACGGCGAGCGCCGAGATCCGCGGCGTCGGACGGCTCGGCGACGTCACCCTGGACAGCGCGCACGGCACGGTCAAGCTCGACGAGACCGCCGGCGCCCGCCTGACCCTCCAGGCCGGCGACATCACCGTCGGCCGCCTCGGCGGACCCGCGGAGATCAGCACCCAGAAGGGCGACCTGCACATCTCCGAGGCCGTCCACGGCCCGGTCGTCCTGAGCACACAGGCCGGCGACATCTGCGTCGGCGCCACCCGCGGCGCCTCCGCCACCCTCGACGCCGGCACCTCCTACGGCCGCGTCCGCAACACCCTCAGGAACGACGGCAGCGGCACGGACCTCGCCATCCACGCCACCACCGCCTACGGCGACATCACCGCCCGCAGCCTCTGA
- a CDS encoding ATP-binding cassette domain-containing protein — translation MTDPAIAARGLRKSYGDKKVLDGIDLAVPAGTVFSLLGPNGAGKTTAVKILSTLVTADAGELRVAGHDLATDPQAVRAAIGVTGQFSAVDGLITGEENMLLMADLHHLSRKDGRRVTGELLERFDLVGAAKKPAATYSGGMKRRLDIAMTLVGGPRVIFLDEPTTGLDPRSRHTMWQIIRELVTGGVTVFLTTQYLEEADQLADRIAVLDDGRIAAEGTAEELKRLVPGGHVRLRFTDPAAYLAAAPALPGAARDDEGLSLQVPSDGSQRDLRSVLDRLDRAGIEADELTVHTPDLDDVFFALTGSAVALPAQPKENAR, via the coding sequence ATGACCGACCCGGCCATCGCAGCACGCGGGCTGCGCAAGTCCTACGGCGACAAGAAGGTCCTCGACGGCATCGACCTGGCCGTACCGGCCGGCACGGTCTTCTCCCTGCTCGGCCCGAACGGCGCCGGCAAGACCACCGCCGTCAAGATCCTCTCCACCCTCGTCACCGCCGACGCCGGCGAGCTGCGCGTGGCCGGCCACGACCTGGCCACCGATCCGCAGGCGGTCCGCGCCGCGATCGGCGTCACCGGCCAGTTCTCCGCCGTCGACGGCCTGATCACCGGCGAGGAGAACATGCTCCTCATGGCGGACCTGCACCACCTGTCCCGTAAGGACGGACGCCGGGTCACCGGCGAACTCCTGGAACGCTTCGACCTGGTGGGGGCCGCGAAGAAGCCCGCCGCCACCTACTCCGGCGGCATGAAGCGCCGCCTCGACATCGCCATGACCCTGGTCGGCGGCCCGCGCGTCATCTTCCTCGACGAGCCCACCACCGGCCTCGACCCCCGCAGCCGCCACACCATGTGGCAGATCATCCGCGAACTCGTCACCGGCGGCGTCACGGTCTTCCTCACCACCCAGTACCTGGAGGAGGCCGACCAGCTCGCCGACCGCATCGCCGTGCTCGACGACGGCAGGATCGCCGCCGAAGGGACCGCCGAAGAGCTCAAGCGGCTCGTCCCCGGCGGACACGTCAGGCTCCGCTTCACCGACCCGGCCGCCTACCTGGCCGCCGCCCCCGCCCTGCCCGGGGCCGCCCGCGACGACGAAGGCCTCTCCCTGCAGGTCCCCAGCGACGGCAGCCAGCGCGACCTGCGCTCCGTACTGGACCGGCTGGACCGGGCCGGCATCGAGGCCGACGAGCTGACCGTCCACACCCCCGACCTCGACGACGTCTTCTTCGCCCTGACCGGCAGCGCCGTCGCCCTCCCCGCCCAGCCCAAGGAGAACGCCCGATGA
- a CDS encoding ABC transporter permease: protein MSSPALAVRDCSTMLRRNLLHARRYPSLTLNLLLTPVMLLLLFVYIFGDVMSAGMGGADRSDYIAYVVPGILLLTIGSSVIGAAVSVATDMSEGIIARFRTMAIHRGSVLVGHVLGSVLQSVAGVVLVGAVAVAIGFRSKDATALEWLAAFGLLVLFALALTWIAVGMGMASPNAEAASNSAMPLILLPLVSSAFTPIEAMPGWFRPIAEYQPFTPGIETLRGLLLGTEIGHNGWLALAWCLGLALLGYRWSAARFGQDPK from the coding sequence ATGAGCTCGCCCGCCCTCGCCGTCCGCGACTGCTCGACGATGCTGCGCCGCAACCTCCTGCACGCCCGGCGCTACCCGTCCCTGACGCTGAACCTGCTGCTCACCCCGGTGATGCTGCTGCTCCTCTTCGTCTACATCTTCGGCGACGTCATGAGCGCGGGCATGGGCGGCGCCGACCGCTCCGACTACATCGCCTACGTCGTCCCGGGCATCCTGCTCCTGACCATCGGCTCCTCCGTGATCGGGGCGGCGGTGTCGGTCGCCACCGACATGTCCGAGGGGATCATCGCCCGCTTCCGGACGATGGCGATCCACCGGGGCTCGGTCCTCGTCGGGCACGTGCTCGGCAGCGTCCTGCAGTCGGTCGCCGGTGTCGTCCTCGTCGGCGCCGTCGCCGTCGCCATCGGCTTCCGCTCCAAGGACGCCACCGCCCTGGAGTGGCTCGCCGCCTTCGGCCTCCTCGTCCTGTTCGCCCTCGCCCTCACCTGGATCGCCGTCGGCATGGGCATGGCCAGCCCCAACGCGGAGGCCGCGAGCAACAGCGCGATGCCGCTGATCCTGCTCCCGCTCGTCTCCAGCGCCTTCACCCCGATCGAGGCCATGCCGGGCTGGTTCCGGCCGATCGCCGAGTACCAGCCCTTCACCCCCGGCATCGAAACCCTCCGGGGCCTGCTCCTCGGCACCGAGATCGGCCACAACGGGTGGCTGGCCCTCGCCTGGTGCCTGGGCCTCGCGCTGCTCGGCTACCGCTGGTCGGCCGCACGGTTCGGCCAGGACCCCAAGTAG